In a single window of the Terriglobus roseus genome:
- the thrC gene encoding threonine synthase: protein MSLRSHQLRCIGSGERIAPDEVSSDFRDPVSGELYEVEYPWSESRGDSAATNKPNASALRHLWAERRDSTLPIDQSGVWRYRDLLPILNDDANAITLREGNTPLYDLPRNAKALGLDFLLAKHQGMNPTGSFKDTGMTSALSVAAERGYKWVACASTGNTSAAMAAYAARAGLRAIVFIPEGKIAWGKLSQSMDYGAVTVQLKTDFDGCVKMLTDMVKKNPIYLLNSVNPYRLEGQKTPAIEICEQLDWQVPDHVIVPGGNLANGSALGKGFGELKHLGFIDRIPKISVIQAEGANPLFQWFTNAEKMLHPVTAHTRATAIRIGNPASWRKAARIIEATGGWCEQANESEIALAKAQIGAEGIGCEPASAVTLAGLKKLLKSGHVQTGERVVLLLTGHTLKDPEYTIDFHKDLLATDLPEAAPFRKPPIVLEPNESAVMRALEAEMAATV, encoded by the coding sequence ATGTCATTGCGTTCACATCAGCTTCGATGCATCGGAAGTGGCGAGCGGATCGCTCCCGATGAAGTTAGTAGCGACTTCCGCGACCCCGTCTCCGGCGAACTGTACGAGGTCGAGTACCCGTGGAGCGAGTCGCGTGGCGATTCCGCGGCCACCAACAAGCCGAATGCCAGTGCGTTGCGGCATCTTTGGGCCGAGCGTCGCGATTCTACGTTGCCCATCGATCAGAGTGGTGTGTGGCGCTATCGCGACCTGCTGCCCATTCTGAACGACGATGCGAACGCGATCACGCTACGCGAGGGCAATACGCCCCTTTACGACCTGCCGCGGAATGCGAAGGCCTTGGGGCTGGATTTCCTGCTGGCCAAGCATCAGGGTATGAACCCGACGGGTTCTTTCAAGGACACCGGCATGACGTCCGCGCTGTCGGTCGCCGCAGAGCGTGGCTACAAGTGGGTCGCGTGTGCGTCCACGGGGAATACGTCAGCCGCCATGGCTGCGTATGCTGCCCGCGCCGGTCTGCGGGCAATCGTGTTTATTCCCGAAGGCAAGATCGCGTGGGGCAAGCTGTCGCAGTCGATGGACTATGGCGCCGTCACCGTGCAGCTGAAGACAGACTTCGACGGCTGCGTGAAGATGCTAACCGACATGGTCAAAAAGAACCCGATCTACCTGCTGAACAGCGTGAATCCGTATCGACTGGAAGGTCAGAAGACGCCCGCGATCGAGATTTGCGAGCAGCTTGACTGGCAGGTGCCGGATCACGTGATCGTTCCGGGCGGTAACCTGGCCAACGGTTCGGCATTGGGTAAGGGCTTTGGCGAGTTGAAGCACCTTGGCTTCATCGACCGCATTCCGAAGATTTCGGTGATCCAGGCGGAGGGAGCGAATCCGCTCTTCCAATGGTTCACGAACGCCGAGAAGATGCTGCATCCCGTCACTGCGCACACGCGCGCAACGGCGATTCGCATTGGTAATCCGGCAAGCTGGCGCAAGGCTGCCCGTATTATTGAGGCCACTGGCGGATGGTGCGAGCAGGCGAACGAGAGCGAGATTGCTCTCGCAAAGGCGCAGATCGGCGCCGAAGGCATCGGCTGCGAGCCGGCCTCAGCCGTAACGTTAGCGGGCCTGAAAAAGCTGCTGAAGTCGGGACACGTACAGACGGGCGAACGCGTCGTCCTGCTGCTGACCGGACACACGCTGAAGGATCCGGAGTACACGATCGACTTTCACAAGGATCTGCTTGCGACGGATCTTCCGGAGGCTGCGCCGTTCCGCAAGCCCCCCATTGTGCTGGAGCCGAACGAGTCTGCCGTGATGCGTGCCCTGGAAGCCGAGATGGCGGCGACGGTCTAG
- the thrB gene encoding homoserine kinase, protein MAAPIKLKLPATSANLGPGFDALGLAMDFALHIDAHESETFSIKATGRNAAQCGDVADSLVLETYQSVLTGQGIDPTPIHLDLHNEIPLGMGCGSSAAALVAGVSLASHFGGLHWTREQILTEASLREGHPDNVAACVLGGLTVSSMLMPEEGPAIIDALSIAAPVSWPLLVVMPDASLSTKKARALLPETYSKADAIANVQRVAMLTAAFAQGRGDLLVRAMDDRMHQPYRAAACPLLPRLLPLAGHDGILGVALSGAGPSVLMILQDQSIVEHANKAVQGLLMSGDPMQAEILLSTVGNAAIVF, encoded by the coding sequence ATGGCGGCGCCGATCAAGCTGAAGTTGCCGGCGACGTCGGCGAACCTGGGACCTGGATTCGATGCGCTTGGACTGGCGATGGACTTTGCGCTGCATATCGATGCGCATGAGTCCGAGACTTTTTCAATCAAAGCCACTGGTCGCAACGCCGCGCAATGCGGGGATGTTGCGGACTCACTCGTGCTGGAAACCTACCAGAGCGTTCTGACCGGACAGGGGATCGACCCGACACCGATCCACCTCGATCTTCACAACGAGATTCCGCTGGGCATGGGCTGTGGCTCTTCGGCTGCTGCGCTGGTGGCCGGGGTCTCGCTGGCGTCCCATTTCGGTGGGCTGCACTGGACCAGGGAGCAGATACTGACCGAGGCTTCGCTGCGTGAGGGACATCCCGATAACGTTGCAGCCTGCGTGCTGGGCGGCCTTACAGTTTCGAGCATGCTCATGCCCGAAGAGGGGCCAGCGATCATCGATGCGCTCAGCATCGCGGCGCCTGTCAGCTGGCCTCTGCTCGTCGTGATGCCGGATGCGTCACTGTCTACGAAGAAAGCACGTGCACTGCTACCGGAGACCTACTCGAAGGCCGATGCGATCGCGAACGTCCAGCGCGTCGCGATGCTGACGGCAGCATTTGCGCAGGGTCGTGGCGATCTGCTGGTACGTGCCATGGACGATCGCATGCATCAGCCCTATCGCGCCGCAGCCTGTCCGCTGCTCCCTCGGCTGCTGCCTTTGGCGGGTCACGACGGCATCCTGGGCGTGGCGCTCTCCGGTGCCGGACCGTCGGTACTGATGATCCTGCAGGACCAGTCGATTGTTGAGCACGCGAACAAAGCCGTTCAGGGTCTCCTAATGTCGGGCGATCCCATGCAGGCCGAGATTTTGCTGTCGACAGTTGGCAACGCCGCGATAGTTTTTTAG
- a CDS encoding ABC transporter permease yields MRSPIAWAAVALLAVFTLAALLAPWLSPYDPAALHLEQRLLSPGHGFLLGTDELGRDIFSRVLFGARLSLLVAFTVVGFSLILGLIIGSLSGYYGGWRDTLLNVYVMNAFMAMPGILLAIALVAFLGPGLRNVILALTLSGWVNYARLVRAQVMSAREREFVEAARSLGASDLRILTRHILPNIVQPVIVQAAIGMAGAVLAEATLSFLGLGVPPPTASWGSMLNDARAHLFDSPHMVMAPAIAVMLCVLAFSFLGDALRDWADPRTR; encoded by the coding sequence ATGCGTTCTCCCATCGCCTGGGCCGCCGTTGCCTTGCTGGCCGTCTTCACTCTGGCCGCCCTGCTGGCACCATGGCTTTCCCCTTACGACCCTGCCGCGCTGCATCTTGAGCAACGTCTGTTGTCGCCTGGACATGGCTTCCTGTTAGGCACTGATGAACTTGGACGCGATATCTTCTCGCGGGTTCTGTTCGGCGCTCGACTGTCGCTGCTGGTTGCGTTCACGGTCGTAGGCTTCTCACTCATCCTGGGCCTGATCATTGGTTCCCTATCGGGTTACTACGGCGGTTGGCGCGACACGCTGCTGAATGTCTACGTGATGAACGCCTTCATGGCGATGCCCGGCATTCTGCTGGCTATCGCACTCGTGGCTTTTCTGGGACCAGGGCTGCGAAACGTCATCCTGGCGCTCACGCTTTCCGGTTGGGTGAATTATGCCCGCCTCGTCCGCGCACAGGTGATGTCTGCGCGTGAGCGTGAGTTTGTGGAGGCTGCTCGCTCACTGGGTGCAAGTGATCTGCGCATCCTCACGCGACACATCCTGCCCAACATCGTCCAGCCTGTGATCGTGCAGGCTGCCATCGGGATGGCAGGCGCCGTTCTTGCAGAGGCTACGCTGAGCTTCCTCGGCCTTGGAGTACCGCCGCCCACGGCGAGTTGGGGTTCCATGCTCAACGACGCGCGCGCCCATCTTTTCGACTCCCCGCACATGGTGATGGCTCCGGCGATCGCCGTGATGCTGTGCGTTCTGGCCTTCTCATTTCTCGGCGACGCATTGCGCGACTGGGCCGACCCGCGCACGCGCTAG
- a CDS encoding WcaI family glycosyltransferase, whose amino-acid sequence MRILIFGLNYAPELTGIGKYTGEMASWLAERGHAVHVVTAPPYYPAWRISDEYRGLGYVTEGGGPAADGVGEPLVFRCPLYVPEEATGLKRVLHLFSFAASAAPIVMREVLLPRGGSPGPDVIWTVEPTFFGAPVALAAASLAQAPAWLHVQDFEVDAAFDLGLLPANGKIHASAVGLEAVLTRTFARASSISVRMVERLLRKGVRPEQTVLFPNWVDVDQVLPSPVGAPNPFRSSLGLEGKVVLLYSGNMGSKQGLELLPALARALADDPSIHFLFCGDGAFRPTMESLVKGMDNVTLMPLQPLEALNDLLNCADIHLLPQRADAADLVMPSKLTGMLSSGRPAIVTAQAGTQVAAVVSGVALGTGSPTHEPCGVVVPAGDLAALVEAVHELVADPARRASLGAAARRFAVEHMGKEKVLEQFEQNLLTAVRDYRNGVR is encoded by the coding sequence TTGCGCATCCTGATCTTTGGCCTGAACTATGCCCCGGAGTTGACGGGCATTGGTAAGTACACGGGCGAAATGGCCTCTTGGCTGGCTGAGCGCGGGCATGCTGTGCACGTCGTTACGGCGCCGCCGTATTATCCGGCCTGGCGGATCAGCGACGAGTATCGTGGCCTGGGCTATGTCACGGAGGGCGGTGGGCCCGCCGCCGATGGTGTGGGAGAGCCACTCGTCTTTCGTTGCCCGCTCTACGTTCCGGAGGAAGCCACAGGGTTGAAGCGCGTCCTGCATTTGTTTTCGTTTGCGGCTAGTGCCGCGCCGATTGTGATGCGAGAGGTATTGCTGCCGCGCGGCGGCAGTCCCGGTCCTGACGTGATCTGGACTGTAGAACCCACGTTCTTTGGTGCTCCGGTGGCGTTGGCCGCAGCCTCGCTCGCACAGGCGCCCGCGTGGTTGCATGTACAGGACTTCGAAGTGGACGCTGCTTTTGATTTGGGGCTGCTGCCGGCGAACGGAAAGATCCATGCCAGTGCCGTCGGCCTCGAAGCGGTTCTTACCCGGACCTTTGCGCGCGCGTCGAGCATATCGGTCCGCATGGTGGAGCGGCTGCTCCGCAAGGGGGTGAGGCCGGAGCAGACCGTCCTTTTCCCAAACTGGGTCGACGTCGACCAAGTCCTGCCCTCACCTGTTGGGGCACCCAATCCATTTCGATCCTCTCTTGGATTGGAAGGCAAAGTCGTATTGCTTTACAGCGGCAATATGGGTAGCAAGCAGGGTCTGGAGCTGCTGCCTGCACTGGCGCGCGCGCTGGCAGACGATCCCTCGATCCACTTTCTTTTCTGCGGCGACGGGGCATTCCGCCCGACCATGGAGTCGCTTGTGAAGGGAATGGACAACGTAACGCTCATGCCGCTGCAGCCTCTGGAAGCCCTGAATGATCTGTTGAACTGCGCGGACATCCACCTGCTGCCACAACGCGCGGATGCGGCTGACCTCGTGATGCCCTCGAAGCTGACTGGCATGCTTTCCAGCGGCCGCCCTGCCATCGTGACAGCGCAGGCAGGCACGCAGGTAGCTGCGGTGGTCAGTGGTGTTGCTCTTGGAACTGGATCCCCTACGCACGAGCCATGTGGTGTTGTGGTACCGGCGGGAGACCTTGCGGCGCTGGTAGAAGCTGTTCATGAACTGGTTGCAGATCCCGCACGTCGAGCGTCGCTGGGCGCGGCTGCGCGCCGGTTTGCTGTGGAGCATATGGGCAAGGAAAAGGTGCTGGAGCAATTCGAGCAGAACCTGTTGACCGCGGTACGGGACTATCGAAATGGTGTCCGCTGA